Part of the Vagococcus teuberi genome, TTTTCATAAAATTAATCTTAAATCTATTCGAGTTGAAGTAGAAGGGGAGCTAGATACTGACGGATTTTCTGGTAAAAATCCAAATGCTAAAGTTGGTTTTTCAAAAATTGTATCAACCTTCTACATTAATGCAGACAACACAGACGAAGAAATTGCTGATTATGTGCGTTTTATCAACGAAACATGTCCAGTATCCGATACAATTGAAAACACTCCTGAAATGGAATCGTATATTATTAAATAATGTTTTCACTAAACTAGTCCTTAGGGCTAGTTTTTTGTTGTTTGGTAGTTAAATAAGATTAACAAAAGCCATTTAGTTTGGTATAATGCGTATTGTGCTATGTAGAAGGGAGGAGTGAATTAATGGCAAATAATCAGTCAAACAATAAATATCGCTTATTATTAAAAGGGTTTTTGGTTGTTTATGTGATTGAATTAATTTGGTTTTTATATTCTCAAATTATTAAACCACTAATGAATGGAAATACTTTAAATATGGGCTCAGTTGAGCTAGCTATTTTATTGGTAGTTGCTCTTATTGTTGTATTAATCTTTTATATGTTGAAAAAATCGCATAAAGTTAGCGGTATTGTGTTATCTATT contains:
- a CDS encoding OsmC family protein — translated: MNPVEALLGALGACKVIVAKSFAAFHKINLKSIRVEVEGELDTDGFSGKNPNAKVGFSKIVSTFYINADNTDEEIADYVRFINETCPVSDTIENTPEMESYIIK